A genome region from Geminocystis sp. M7585_C2015_104 includes the following:
- a CDS encoding sulfotransferase domain-containing protein: MRKPNFFIIGAPKCGTGSLASWLAGHPNVYMSPVKEPNCFNTDQNARVRFQGEEYEALFRRANSSHLAVGEASVWYLASEVAVPKILEYADCPKFIVMVRNPVEMAYSLHDHMLYYGIENEKDFGKAWQLQKERARGRNIPRGCFEPKHFQYGWACSLGHHIERLLSFVERKQVHFVFLDDIRKDARSEYLKVLNFLGLEDDGRTEFPAKNTAKEHRLQFIAPILRWGATFKKRIGIYKSLGIVKLNTRYRQRPPMDNQLRAELVQYFREDIRLMERLLNRDLSDWLRT; the protein is encoded by the coding sequence GTGAGAAAACCAAATTTTTTTATAATAGGGGCTCCCAAGTGCGGCACGGGCTCTTTGGCCTCATGGCTGGCCGGACACCCCAATGTTTACATGTCCCCAGTAAAGGAACCAAACTGTTTTAATACAGACCAGAATGCTAGAGTGCGATTCCAGGGGGAGGAATATGAAGCTCTGTTCAGAAGAGCAAACTCGTCCCACTTGGCGGTGGGCGAGGCTTCTGTATGGTATTTGGCATCGGAGGTGGCAGTACCCAAAATTTTGGAGTATGCCGACTGTCCCAAATTCATTGTCATGGTAAGAAACCCTGTAGAAATGGCCTATTCGCTACACGATCACATGCTGTATTACGGTATAGAGAATGAAAAGGACTTTGGAAAAGCCTGGCAGCTTCAAAAGGAGAGGGCAAGGGGCAGGAATATACCAAGGGGCTGTTTTGAGCCTAAACATTTTCAGTATGGCTGGGCATGTAGTCTGGGGCACCACATAGAGCGACTTCTGTCTTTTGTCGAGAGAAAGCAGGTTCATTTTGTTTTCCTTGACGACATTAGGAAAGATGCCAGGTCAGAGTACTTAAAGGTATTAAACTTCCTTGGGCTAGAAGACGATGGTAGAACCGAATTCCCCGCCAAAAACACTGCCAAAGAGCATCGTTTACAGTTCATTGCACCAATTTTAAGATGGGGTGCTACTTTTAAGAAACGTATCGGCATCTATAAAAGTTTAGGCATTGTAAAACTGAATACAAGATACCGCCAGAGGCCCCCCATGGACAACCAACTCCGAGCCGAACTGGTCCAGTATTTTAGGGAGGACATTAGATTAATGGAAAGACTGTTGAACAGAGACCTGAGTGACTGGTTGAGGACATAG
- a CDS encoding glycosyltransferase family 4 protein yields MLKVLFFESYYFSFHGAQQSLLSLVRRLNKAKFEPVIVVPGEGPLQEEAVKHHMAVEVVPYPRQLNMFNKKLIKSPWRILLSVIYLVQYSVRLFQLIKTHRPRVICANQLRSVLTIGWISRLLGIPLIWYLRIDQRAGLLDLIGLLLSTRVVAVSRGVTSIFGKSIKKKYGKKIIVIYDGLDAEKLETCHENWRKSDGIPDSAFVFAMVSSMHPRKGHRYFIEAAKRLVEDFPDTHFLIVGKALNENEITYESEIKKLVKELRIEENVLFLGFRRDVPAILNGIDCLVLPSTSEGLPLVLLEAMAAGKPVIASNVGGCAEVVIDGETGILVTPRDVDSLYNAMQKIRTSPTMAKTMGNKGKQRVHQHFNLEKCVREFEKLLEQLGEKAKWK; encoded by the coding sequence TTGTTGAAAGTCCTTTTCTTTGAATCATATTATTTTTCTTTCCATGGTGCCCAGCAGTCACTGCTATCTCTGGTTCGAAGACTCAACAAGGCAAAATTTGAACCTGTTATAGTAGTCCCCGGGGAAGGGCCACTACAGGAGGAAGCGGTCAAACACCACATGGCTGTAGAAGTGGTACCATACCCCCGGCAGTTGAATATGTTTAACAAAAAACTTATTAAATCTCCATGGAGGATATTGTTATCTGTAATATATTTAGTCCAATACAGTGTAAGACTATTCCAGTTGATAAAGACTCATCGTCCCCGTGTGATATGTGCCAATCAACTCCGTTCAGTTTTAACCATAGGATGGATATCAAGACTGCTGGGCATACCACTAATATGGTACCTAAGAATAGATCAGAGAGCAGGACTGTTGGATCTCATTGGACTTTTACTGTCCACTAGGGTTGTTGCAGTGTCAAGGGGAGTTACAAGTATTTTTGGCAAAAGTATAAAAAAAAAATATGGGAAAAAAATCATAGTAATTTACGATGGCCTAGACGCCGAGAAATTGGAAACTTGTCATGAGAATTGGAGAAAAAGTGATGGAATTCCAGACAGTGCCTTCGTGTTTGCAATGGTCTCGTCTATGCACCCACGGAAAGGACACAGGTACTTTATTGAAGCCGCGAAAAGACTAGTAGAAGACTTCCCCGATACCCATTTCTTAATTGTGGGCAAAGCTCTGAATGAGAATGAAATAACATATGAGAGTGAAATAAAAAAGCTGGTAAAAGAGTTGAGAATAGAAGAGAATGTATTGTTTCTCGGGTTTAGAAGAGATGTCCCAGCTATTTTGAATGGCATTGACTGTTTGGTATTGCCAAGCACTTCTGAAGGCCTTCCCCTAGTCCTGTTAGAAGCTATGGCGGCTGGAAAACCAGTTATAGCCTCCAATGTTGGTGGGTGTGCAGAAGTGGTTATTGATGGGGAAACAGGAATACTGGTAACACCCCGCGATGTCGACTCCCTATACAATGCCATGCAGAAAATAAGGACTTCGCCAACTATGGCAAAAACAATGGGGAATAAGGGGAAACAAAGAGTACATCAGCATTTCAACCTTGAGAAATGTGTTCGTGAGTTTGAAAAACTCCTAGAACAATTAGGAGAAAAGGCTAAATGGAAATAA
- a CDS encoding glycosyltransferase family 2 protein produces the protein MVPISVCIPTKDRPEELKKCIDSVLAQTTLPREIVIIDDGQLDVAPLREVIELKTGFKYFKKDKPSLSASRNLAKEIARSELILFLDDDVVLEPDYIQNIYKVFEEDVNREIGAVGGIEINSKRESPLAMFYKRLFFLHCGKPGVIMPWGFQTGAHGIDTITQVMWLTGAISCFRKELLIQFPFEEFHGGRNALEDIEFAWRVWNKYKGQKYKFLVNPHARAYHYHSPVSREKSYVTGYKQAYNRLWIFNKHGEKTFQNITLFCWAMTGQILKMAATGRIEMAIGSVRGIISFLTGK, from the coding sequence ATGGTGCCCATTTCTGTTTGTATCCCAACCAAAGACAGGCCAGAAGAATTGAAAAAATGTATTGACTCCGTGCTCGCACAGACAACACTCCCCAGGGAAATAGTAATAATTGATGATGGTCAATTGGACGTTGCCCCCCTAAGAGAGGTAATAGAGCTAAAGACCGGATTTAAGTATTTTAAGAAGGATAAACCAAGTCTATCTGCCTCCAGGAATCTTGCCAAAGAAATTGCCCGTAGTGAGCTAATCCTTTTTCTGGACGATGATGTAGTCTTGGAGCCCGATTACATACAGAATATATACAAGGTGTTCGAGGAGGATGTGAATCGAGAAATAGGGGCGGTTGGGGGGATTGAGATTAACAGTAAAAGGGAAAGCCCACTAGCCATGTTTTATAAAAGATTGTTTTTTTTGCACTGTGGAAAGCCTGGTGTTATAATGCCCTGGGGATTTCAAACGGGGGCTCATGGAATCGACACCATTACCCAGGTGATGTGGCTGACGGGCGCCATTTCCTGTTTTAGGAAAGAGTTGCTCATACAATTCCCTTTTGAGGAATTTCACGGTGGCAGGAATGCTCTCGAGGACATAGAGTTTGCATGGAGGGTGTGGAATAAGTATAAGGGACAAAAATACAAATTCCTTGTAAATCCCCATGCTAGGGCATATCATTACCATTCCCCTGTGAGTAGGGAAAAAAGTTATGTCACAGGATACAAACAAGCGTACAACAGGCTTTGGATATTCAATAAACACGGGGAAAAGACATTTCAAAACATTACGTTATTTTGTTGGGCAATGACGGGTCAGATTCTCAAAATGGCAGCAACTGGAAGGATTGAGATGGCTATAGGCAGTGTGAGGGGCATTATCTCTTTTTTAACTGGGAAATGA
- a CDS encoding sulfotransferase: protein MFFSANKDNLPNALVIGPMRTATTWVYEYLKSRGDICLPSGVKETFFFDKRFHKGINWYGAHFKRSKGKKHLKIIEVAPSYFHSDEAPRRIFDTLGQVTLLVMVRNPVERSISHYRHLVSRGLVGTDMKKAVAKYPEIIEASRYAHRLQKWEKVFGVGAVRVIRQELLKENPPEFVKQLCELLGIPFLPPPEALLYTKINKAPVPSFPLLARLGWRFANFLRDYRVYAPIELAKSLGLKKLFFGSDRREKKFSLTQEDIIWLEDLLKEDWIVFQRSLQGESERELSRNSQWLYYENSNGL, encoded by the coding sequence ATGTTTTTCAGCGCTAATAAGGACAATCTTCCCAATGCCCTAGTTATAGGGCCAATGCGTACGGCCACCACCTGGGTTTATGAGTATCTAAAGTCTAGGGGGGATATTTGTCTGCCCTCTGGGGTGAAAGAAACTTTTTTCTTCGACAAAAGATTCCATAAGGGTATTAACTGGTATGGGGCCCATTTTAAACGCTCCAAGGGTAAGAAACACTTAAAAATTATTGAAGTAGCACCAAGTTATTTTCATAGTGATGAGGCGCCACGGAGAATTTTTGACACTCTAGGACAAGTGACTCTACTGGTAATGGTCAGGAATCCCGTGGAAAGAAGTATTTCCCACTATAGACATTTAGTCAGTCGTGGACTTGTGGGAACTGACATGAAAAAAGCAGTGGCCAAATACCCGGAAATAATAGAGGCCAGCCGTTACGCCCATCGTCTACAGAAATGGGAAAAAGTCTTCGGGGTTGGTGCTGTTAGAGTTATAAGACAAGAGCTTTTAAAAGAAAACCCCCCTGAGTTTGTTAAACAATTATGCGAACTGCTTGGAATCCCATTTCTTCCACCCCCAGAGGCTCTGTTGTATACCAAAATAAATAAAGCGCCCGTGCCTTCTTTCCCTCTGCTGGCAAGGTTGGGATGGCGTTTTGCTAATTTTCTAAGGGACTATAGAGTTTATGCCCCTATAGAATTGGCCAAATCCCTAGGCTTAAAAAAGCTTTTTTTTGGCTCGGATAGAAGGGAAAAAAAATTCTCATTGACCCAGGAGGATATAATATGGCTTGAGGACTTACTCAAAGAGGACTGGATTGTTTTCCAACGCTCGTTGCAAGGGGAGTCGGAACGGGAGTTGAGTCGTAATAGCCAGTGGTTATATTATGAGAATAGCAATGGTCTCTAA
- a CDS encoding glycosyltransferase family 4 protein: MRIAMVSNSSWSLFNFRFNLAQHLKKNKHEVVLIAPRDSYSKILEREFEYHDICLRPRSTEPIQEIKTLLSFYKLYEEIRPDLTLHFTIKPNIYGGIVCRILGLKYINNISGLGTVFAKEDMVTKLVKLLYKYSLANAEKIFFQNREDYEVFVTGKLVDKNKCEILPGSGVDTNKFTPVKKDKNTGNTKFLLASRLLWEKGVREYVEAARIIKSKHPHVKFYLLGFLGADNPTAIPKKQIDEWVKEGVVEYMGVSDKIWEEIAKVDCVVLPSYYREGIPRVLLEAASMAKPIITTDNVGCREVVDHGINGYLCQIKNPKDLADKMEKIINLSPKERVKMGQAGREKVVREFDESIIIRKYLEAIRQLERNGTQQ, encoded by the coding sequence ATGAGAATAGCAATGGTCTCTAACAGTTCATGGAGTTTATTCAACTTCAGGTTTAATTTGGCCCAGCATTTAAAAAAAAACAAACATGAGGTGGTTTTGATAGCTCCCCGTGACAGTTATAGTAAAATATTAGAACGAGAATTTGAATATCATGATATCTGCTTAAGGCCTAGAAGTACTGAGCCAATACAAGAGATAAAAACGCTCTTGTCCTTCTACAAGTTGTATGAAGAAATCAGGCCTGATTTGACCTTGCATTTCACAATAAAGCCAAATATTTATGGAGGTATAGTTTGCAGAATTTTGGGCCTAAAATACATAAACAATATAAGTGGTCTCGGCACAGTCTTCGCCAAGGAAGATATGGTAACAAAATTAGTAAAACTTCTCTACAAATACTCCCTGGCTAATGCCGAGAAGATATTCTTCCAAAATAGAGAAGACTATGAAGTTTTTGTGACGGGAAAATTAGTGGACAAAAACAAGTGTGAAATTTTACCAGGAAGTGGGGTTGATACCAACAAGTTTACACCAGTAAAGAAAGACAAAAATACCGGTAATACTAAATTCCTTCTTGCCTCTCGCTTGCTCTGGGAAAAAGGTGTAAGAGAATATGTGGAGGCCGCCAGAATCATCAAATCTAAACACCCCCACGTCAAATTTTATCTACTAGGATTTTTAGGTGCGGATAATCCCACTGCCATTCCCAAAAAGCAGATAGATGAATGGGTAAAAGAGGGTGTTGTGGAATATATGGGTGTCAGTGACAAAATCTGGGAGGAAATAGCAAAAGTAGACTGTGTTGTGCTTCCATCGTACTATAGAGAGGGTATACCACGGGTTTTATTGGAGGCAGCCAGTATGGCAAAGCCAATCATCACCACGGACAACGTCGGCTGTCGTGAGGTGGTAGACCATGGGATTAATGGTTATCTTTGTCAAATTAAAAACCCCAAAGACTTGGCCGACAAAATGGAAAAAATTATCAATTTGTCTCCAAAAGAGAGAGTGAAAATGGGTCAAGCCGGTAGAGAAAAGGTTGTACGAGAATTTGATGAAAGCATCATTATCAGGAAGTATTTAGAGGCCATCCGGCAATTGGAAAGAAATGGAACACAACAATAG
- a CDS encoding AAA family ATPase: MTELNENYSQKVVFPADEYYKPIPDNIILNIGDRRRAKQIREILKNLYGVLKPLHVYIKFVFLTGESKFSKVSILSGLNQLNHITPDKAYFTICGCT; this comes from the coding sequence GTGACCGAGTTGAATGAAAATTATAGCCAAAAAGTGGTTTTCCCGGCAGATGAATATTACAAACCAATCCCTGACAACATAATCCTTAACATAGGAGACAGAAGGAGGGCAAAACAAATAAGAGAAATTTTAAAAAACCTGTATGGCGTCCTAAAACCCCTCCATGTGTATATTAAATTTGTATTCCTCACAGGTGAATCAAAATTCTCAAAAGTCTCAATATTATCAGGTTTAAACCAGTTAAACCACATCACCCCTGATAAAGCCTATTTCACCATCTGTGGATGTACTTAG
- a CDS encoding Coenzyme F420 hydrogenase/dehydrogenase, beta subunit C-terminal domain, giving the protein MTFNIQTPKSKSLTPNPQTLIPPKSHHRAKALKPGSRRPAKELCSECGLCDTYYIHYVKEACAFINQQIAHLEKATHGRSRDLDNEDELYFGIHQEMMSARKIQPLEGAQWTGIVTTIACEMLTRGLVEGVVCVQNRDEDRFSPKPVLATTVEEIIKARVNKPTLSPNLSVLELVEKSGMKRLLVIGVGCQIQALRAVEDKLGLEKLYVLGTPCVDNVTRAGLQKFLQTTSKSPETVVAYEFMQDFRVHFKHADGSVEKVPFFGLKTNVLKDIFAPSCMTCFDYVNALADLVVGYMGAPFGWQWLVVRNERGKQMLDLVRNQLHIQPVMSSGDRRQAVQNSIPAYDRGVTLPMWAAKLMGVVIEKIGPKGLEYARFSIDSHFARNYLYVKRNYPEKLEQHVPEYAKRIVSQYKLPE; this is encoded by the coding sequence ATGACTTTTAACATCCAAACCCCTAAAAGCAAATCCCTAACCCCCAACCCCCAAACCTTAATCCCTCCCAAATCCCATCATAGGGCCAAGGCATTAAAACCGGGAAGTCGTCGTCCAGCCAAGGAGTTATGTAGCGAGTGTGGTTTGTGTGATACTTATTACATTCACTATGTGAAGGAGGCTTGTGCTTTTATAAATCAACAAATAGCCCATTTGGAGAAAGCAACCCATGGGCGTAGTCGTGATTTGGACAACGAGGATGAATTGTATTTTGGGATTCATCAGGAGATGATGTCTGCCCGTAAAATTCAACCCCTTGAGGGGGCTCAGTGGACGGGCATTGTGACTACCATCGCTTGTGAAATGTTAACGCGGGGACTAGTAGAAGGCGTTGTCTGCGTCCAAAACAGGGATGAAGACCGTTTTTCCCCTAAACCGGTTTTAGCCACCACTGTTGAGGAAATTATAAAGGCTAGGGTAAACAAGCCCACATTATCTCCCAATCTCTCCGTTTTGGAGTTGGTGGAAAAATCTGGGATGAAACGACTACTTGTGATTGGGGTGGGTTGCCAGATTCAGGCTTTGAGGGCGGTAGAGGACAAGTTGGGCCTTGAGAAATTGTATGTTCTAGGCACTCCCTGTGTAGACAATGTAACTCGGGCCGGTTTACAAAAATTCCTACAAACCACCAGCAAATCTCCCGAAACCGTGGTGGCTTATGAGTTTATGCAAGACTTCCGGGTACACTTCAAACATGCAGACGGAAGTGTGGAAAAAGTTCCCTTTTTTGGGCTAAAAACCAATGTGCTCAAAGATATATTTGCTCCATCTTGTATGACGTGCTTTGACTATGTCAATGCCCTAGCCGACTTGGTGGTGGGATACATGGGTGCGCCCTTTGGCTGGCAGTGGTTAGTAGTGAGGAATGAGAGGGGTAAACAGATGTTGGACTTGGTGCGTAATCAGTTACACATACAGCCGGTTATGTCCAGTGGGGATAGACGTCAGGCTGTCCAGAACAGTATTCCTGCTTATGACAGAGGTGTGACACTCCCCATGTGGGCGGCTAAACTGATGGGGGTAGTTATAGAAAAAATAGGGCCGAAGGGGTTAGAATACGCCCGTTTTTCCATTGATTCCCACTTTGCACGCAATTATTTGTATGTCAAACGCAACTATCCTGAGAAACTAGAACAACATGTGCCTGAGTATGCCAAGAGGATAGTATCCCAGTACAAACTTCCCGAGTAG
- a CDS encoding M48 family metallopeptidase, with product MTVKLIGLKAEQFRHPLDLQATNRLKQIPGLDLLVRNLLGSVAGEFFYLDNIASSIRISEKQLPDLYQLLVSACETLDVEVPQLYVRQHPVPNAYTLAMRGKRPFIVLHTSLLELLEEEEIKAVIAHELGHLKCEHGVYLSLANILVLAAGLIPPWGTVLAQSLQLQLLHWVRCAEFSCDRAALLAVQKPEIVMSVLMKLTGASPSTAHKLSLSAFMEQVREYKSMSETELGRFLQEVQTSQLTHPLPIIRAKEIEKWAQSPQYYDLIQRGKMGYNSGEDNRGGWRNW from the coding sequence ATGACGGTCAAACTCATTGGCTTGAAGGCGGAACAGTTCCGTCATCCTTTGGACTTACAGGCCACCAACCGTCTCAAACAAATACCAGGGTTGGACCTACTAGTTCGTAACCTGTTGGGCTCGGTGGCAGGTGAGTTTTTTTATCTGGACAACATTGCCTCTAGCATTCGCATTTCCGAAAAACAGCTGCCTGATTTGTACCAATTGCTGGTATCTGCCTGTGAGACTCTGGATGTAGAAGTACCGCAACTATACGTGCGACAACACCCGGTTCCTAATGCCTATACCCTGGCCATGCGGGGAAAAAGGCCGTTCATTGTACTACACACCTCCCTGTTAGAATTGCTCGAGGAGGAGGAGATAAAGGCGGTGATAGCCCACGAACTAGGGCATCTCAAGTGCGAACACGGGGTTTATTTGTCTCTGGCCAATATCCTCGTTTTGGCAGCCGGCCTAATCCCACCATGGGGGACAGTTTTGGCACAGTCTTTGCAGCTTCAGTTGTTGCATTGGGTGCGGTGTGCTGAATTCAGTTGCGATCGCGCTGCCTTGCTGGCAGTCCAAAAACCAGAAATAGTGATGTCCGTTTTGATGAAACTTACGGGCGCGTCTCCTTCCACAGCCCACAAGTTAAGTCTTTCTGCTTTTATGGAACAGGTGAGAGAATACAAGAGCATGAGTGAGACGGAGTTGGGGAGATTCTTACAAGAGGTACAGACTTCCCAATTAACTCATCCCCTCCCCATCATCCGCGCCAAGGAAATTGAAAAATGGGCACAATCTCCGCAGTACTATGACTTGATCCAAAGGGGTAAAATGGGTTATAATAGTGGGGAGGACAACAGGGGTGGATGGCGGAACTGGTAG
- the gcvH gene encoding glycine cleavage system protein GcvH has translation MTLEYPEDLRYLDTHEYVRLEPDGEIATIGITAYAIEQLGDIVFLELPEVGDTIEAQEEIGTIESVKAVSQIYAPVSGTVIDRNELLLKAPEMIADDPYGEGWLLKVRLDDPNQDLEHTLSADEYRSLIAAEEEE, from the coding sequence ATGACCTTGGAATATCCAGAAGACTTGAGATACCTCGACACCCACGAATACGTCCGTCTCGAACCAGACGGCGAGATTGCCACTATAGGAATCACCGCCTATGCCATTGAACAGCTGGGGGACATTGTTTTTCTGGAACTGCCGGAAGTGGGAGACACTATCGAGGCACAAGAAGAAATCGGAACTATTGAGTCAGTCAAGGCAGTATCCCAAATCTATGCACCTGTCTCCGGTACTGTTATAGATCGCAATGAATTACTGTTGAAGGCACCAGAAATGATTGCAGACGACCCCTACGGAGAGGGATGGTTACTAAAAGTTCGTCTGGACGATCCTAATCAAGACTTAGAACACACCCTCTCGGCGGACGAGTATCGGTCTCTTATAGCCGCAGAGGAGGAAGAATAA
- a CDS encoding YkgJ family cysteine cluster protein, translated as MKKWRCVTNCGACCYLEPEERPGLDEYLNDYELKLYYSLVGEDGWCIHFHKETRTCSIYENRPEFCRVAPDTFARMFGVTLEQFEDFAIDCCHQQIASVYGENSEEMKNYIWLVG; from the coding sequence ATGAAAAAATGGCGTTGTGTGACAAATTGTGGTGCTTGTTGTTACTTGGAACCCGAGGAACGTCCGGGGTTGGATGAGTACCTGAATGATTATGAGCTAAAACTGTACTATAGCCTAGTGGGAGAGGACGGTTGGTGTATTCACTTCCACAAGGAAACGAGGACTTGTAGTATTTACGAAAACAGGCCGGAGTTTTGTAGGGTAGCTCCAGACACTTTCGCCCGTATGTTTGGTGTTACTCTAGAACAATTTGAGGATTTTGCCATTGACTGTTGCCATCAACAAATAGCTTCTGTTTATGGGGAGAATAGTGAGGAAATGAAGAATTATATTTGGCTGGTGGGTTAA
- a CDS encoding photosystem II reaction center protein Ycf12 encodes MEFITGFFSNIVDALSSINFEVILQLFSLAFIVIAGPAIIFILYTLRGDL; translated from the coding sequence ATGGAGTTTATCACTGGTTTTTTCAGTAACATTGTAGATGCATTAAGTAGTATAAACTTTGAGGTAATTTTACAATTATTCTCTCTAGCTTTTATCGTCATTGCAGGACCTGCGATAATTTTCATCCTATACACCCTGCGAGGCGATCTTTAG
- the malQ gene encoding 4-alpha-glucanotransferase, whose translation MLEQRASGILLHPTSLPSPYGIGDLGSSAYRFVDFLQQSGQRVWQILPLGPAGAGNSPYLAYSALAGNPLLISPDVLHGEGLLTEGELAEVKQVFSQENPSYVRFDLVPRYKYSLFRKAFERFQQRSELHGEFYSFCGREADWLDDYALYMALKTYHEGAPWTKWDKVLVHRKENALQQWRGKLEKEVAFHKFLQFCFFKQWLNLKRYANERGIKIFGDIPIYVSPDSADVWANQDIFSLDEETGEPLALAGVPPDYFSPTGQLWGNPVYNWDRLKETNFSWWIRRVRGTLALVDIIRVDHFRGFAAYWAVPRGETTAVNGQWLKAPGDELFACLRETLGQLPVVAEDLGVITPDVEALRDKYGFPGMKVLQFAFDSDRANPFLPYNYNRNCVVYTGTHDNDTIVGWFEKRSFAERQRVVDYLGGICNEGIHWSMIRLALSSVANLAIFPLQDVLGLGSEAKMNTPGTSHGNWEWRFREGSLTDDVAGYLRHVTHTYGRLS comes from the coding sequence ATGTTAGAGCAGAGAGCAAGTGGCATATTGTTGCACCCTACGTCCTTGCCCAGTCCCTACGGAATAGGCGACTTAGGCAGCAGTGCCTATCGTTTCGTGGACTTTTTGCAGCAAAGTGGCCAAAGGGTGTGGCAGATACTACCATTAGGGCCAGCTGGTGCGGGGAATTCTCCCTATCTAGCCTACTCGGCTTTGGCTGGTAACCCCCTTTTAATCAGTCCAGATGTGCTCCACGGCGAGGGGTTGTTGACAGAAGGGGAATTGGCGGAGGTAAAACAGGTTTTCTCCCAAGAAAATCCCTCTTATGTTCGTTTTGATTTGGTGCCCCGGTACAAGTACTCCCTATTCCGCAAAGCCTTTGAAAGATTCCAACAAAGAAGTGAACTTCATGGGGAGTTTTACAGCTTTTGTGGGAGAGAGGCGGATTGGCTGGATGACTATGCCCTATACATGGCCCTAAAAACATACCACGAGGGAGCTCCCTGGACAAAATGGGATAAAGTATTAGTGCATAGGAAAGAGAATGCCCTTCAACAATGGCGGGGAAAACTGGAGAAGGAGGTAGCCTTCCACAAATTCCTACAGTTTTGCTTTTTCAAACAGTGGTTGAATCTCAAAAGATATGCCAATGAGAGGGGGATAAAAATCTTCGGTGACATCCCCATCTATGTCTCTCCCGATAGTGCGGACGTATGGGCCAATCAGGACATCTTCTCTCTGGATGAGGAAACAGGCGAACCCCTGGCCTTAGCAGGCGTCCCGCCCGACTATTTTAGCCCTACAGGCCAGTTGTGGGGTAATCCCGTCTACAATTGGGATAGGCTCAAGGAAACTAATTTCTCCTGGTGGATAAGAAGGGTGAGGGGCACACTGGCACTGGTGGACATTATACGTGTTGACCATTTTAGGGGATTTGCCGCCTATTGGGCAGTTCCTCGGGGGGAAACCACCGCCGTCAACGGACAATGGTTAAAAGCGCCCGGAGATGAGTTGTTCGCCTGCCTGAGAGAGACACTGGGACAGTTGCCAGTGGTAGCAGAGGATTTGGGGGTAATTACCCCAGACGTGGAGGCGCTGAGGGATAAATATGGTTTCCCGGGGATGAAGGTATTACAATTCGCTTTCGATTCAGATCGAGCCAACCCCTTCCTACCATACAACTACAACCGCAACTGTGTAGTGTACACGGGAACCCATGACAATGATACCATTGTGGGCTGGTTTGAAAAACGCTCCTTTGCCGAAAGACAAAGAGTGGTAGACTATCTGGGAGGCATTTGCAACGAGGGCATCCACTGGAGTATGATTCGGTTAGCCCTGTCCTCCGTTGCCAACCTAGCCATTTTCCCACTCCAAGATGTGCTAGGATTGGGGTCAGAAGCCAAAATGAACACGCCAGGCACTTCCCACGGCAATTGGGAGTGGCGTTTCCGAGAGGGTAGCCTCACAGACGACGTTGCCGGCTACCTGCGTCATGTCACCCACACCTATGGGCGCCTGAGTTAA